One Ostrea edulis chromosome 6, xbOstEdul1.1, whole genome shotgun sequence genomic window, ataaaaagacaacaagactaagcagtaaacccaacagataattacttatggttattaccattgtcttgaaaagcacagtaacaggttgatacatattttcaaacatatgttttcattcagtctacatttaataaatgtcttaatttcaaacagattctcccacaaattccattgcataataatgtctcatctttcaatttcaattaagttatcgttaaagaatgtttagtaattctcaaaacctttaaaaggagtattaaactgacaaaaaccatttgaataatttactttttcaacattatacgtgatatattacatatagaatgaactagcaggcgacacatgtcttccggggaagacttaatactgcgttatTAGGAATGGATCTGTTGGTCTCTAGTGTAGCTATCccattttttttccagagagctGCAGTTCTGTAGCAAGATGTGGATGAATAAAGCACACTTTGGGCCAAGATAGAAACAAATAGTTTACATATAATAGTAATATTAAATATGAatcttatttttgtttgatgtaatTCTTCTAGAATTCATATTCCCACAAAATATGCTTGGTATATCTACTTCTTTTTACGATGTTTCTCACAGCGAGACAGATGATCAGTCTTGGAGAACACTTGATATAAAATATGTTGTTTATACTGTCCAACTCAGATGCATGATCCTGGCTACTTAAACTTGCAGTCTGTGATGTGAAGCATGCAAGGGTCAGATATTGTAAACTGACGTTTATTTACGACAACTGTATTTCGCTATTTACTAGTGATGAACAGGTTCATGACGAAGAATTTTCGTGACCAAGATAATCTTAAACGTACAAGAAACATTAAAGGTCTGGTTCGCTGTGAGAAATATACATGATGAAGAGGTTTTTGGAAACCTCGCAAAAATTTCTCGCACGTGAATAAAAGTCGGTTTGCAGTATCCccttttacattttaaatatcACCATTTACTTTATCACCATGGGACAACCATGTTTATAGTTAATTTTAGATATTTCTATTTGATATAGAATAAGAAAAACATTAGCGAAGATGCAATGGCTTCAGCATGCAGCATAGATGAAGAAAATCAAGATGGTTTAGACAATGAACATATAACTGTCAATGATTCAGCAGAAAAGGATCCCACACTGGTAGGAAATACAGATAGCGACAAAAACAGCAAAGTTCAAATATATACCCACAATGCACTGCAGCCCAAACCTCCAGTAGTCCGATTTTCATCTGctaagggagacaacacagAACAAGTGGAGGTGATTGAGTACACAGACACAGAAGTCATGGACTCGGGTTCCTCCGGCGGGTCCAGGTGCTGCGGGGCGACTGATGGACCACATGTAACACTCATGTCTGTGGTTCTTCTGCCCATTGCCTTTTTATCCTCTTTAGCTGTGGTCTTTTACTATGGTGCTTGGACATGGTATAACTTGTATATACACTACAGCGAAGAAAGAACAATCTGCCACAAAGTTCTCGTCTGCCCTGTCCTCATCATTACTTTTCCACTAACAGTCGGATTGAGCTCCCTTGGGGTTGCATTATTTGCAGCTTTTGTTCAGATCTCGTGGTCTTTCTACCGGTGGAAGACAGaatttttagattttgagaaaGGTTTCTATGGCTGGTTGTGTTATAAGTTAGGTTTACCGATGTGTTCACCATATGATGTCCTAGAGTACACAGATGTCTCAGAGCTGGAACCAATCAGAACATGATACCCTGCATCACACATAGAGCTGGAACCAATCAGAACATGATACCCTGCATCACACACAGAGCTGGAACCAATCAGAACATGATCTGCATGGTACCCTGCATCACACACAGAGCTGGAACCAATCAGAACATGATCTGCACGGTACCCTGCATCACACACAGAGCTGGAACCAATGAGAACATGATCTGCATGGTACCCTGCATCACACACAGAGCTGGAACCAATGAGAACATGATCTGCATGGTACCCTGCATCACACATGTAGTGAATGTCTGAAATTGTTGATAGTAGCACTGCCATATTTGATTGTCAgtacattttgtatgaaatgaTGAATGCAtattgatcttttccattttgCTCCATTAATGTCTTcttacatattttgtttttaatttttttttttaaagtattccATTcctagggaacattttcatcttgGAGAAAgcatattatatttatatacagtgatattacatgtattcttaTTTAATTTTCCAGGATCTCTATTTATTGTGTATGACACTTGTATTTTTTTTGGTTGTATTTTTGTGTTTATGGTAACGAGGACTCCCATGACAGTGGATTCAGACTGGAGCTGTGGTGGATATTCTCCCCTTTTCCACATTGAGTGAGACATGACATACATTGCATGTAAACATGTCAGTTCGAGGttgattattttcattctagTTTTATCAAATCCAGTATAATTTTTTATCTGCCAGCACATTTACGTGAAGgttgtattttatattgaaagAGCTCGAAGATCGGgtttaatttttattatatacccatcaatgtatcgttctttgatactgtggatttcacagcgtgtgatccggttttccggatcaccacactggttttctgattccgtatcagtatcctctgaaactgatgctgtcacaatgcatcaacacagcgttatttgtggaaaatattgaccacgtcacaaaacaaaaaagtatatctgcgtacacaaaacataatttcactgtatgtctgtattttttgataatttggattacatttagtatcttataaatgcggatttaaaatacatagggggtatataataaatttatcattactacagtaacttgatccgaagagttggatcacgtctcgttgacaggcgcggatcatcagatcaaactcgacacttcgcgtctcgtgtgatctgatgatccgcgcctgtcaactcgacgtgatccgactcttcagattaagttactgtagtaataatatatatttattgatacttTTAATTGTAAGATCGAGATTTGTACACTGACTGTATCAAAGGCTATTTTGTTTAGAAACAATATTAAAACTTGacattgatttgtttttatattatactATATCTATATAAAACTACCTTAAATAGCAACACAAATCCGTATTTTATACAGTTCTTCATTAACTACGAGTATTTTATACAGTTATTCATTAACTACaagtaaatcaatattttatacagttatTCATTAACTACAAGTAAATCAGTATTTTATAGTTATTCATTAACTACAAGTAAATCAGTATTTTATACAGTTATTCATTAACTACAAGTAAATCAGTATTTTATACAGTTATTCATTAACTACAAGTATTGTAAGAACTTGATGACCATCTGTAAggctaattaaaattaattgatagattatcatccccacccACCCtgattgtttttttatttttgcgaaAAATAGGATTTCAAACAgacttgcttcccagtgacatgagcgaatgattaaagtcacagaatgttggttttatatcttctaccaaggattctttgaatgttaatttgattaacactttgtgtgatgccttttgtcattaattttttctttcggggaaataaaaactaaaaaataaaattcacccACCCGCCCTTATTTTTTTGTGAccccggatgataatctactaattaagttgaattggcttAACCTGTGTTGTGAGTGCTTATTTTTTTGTGAccccggatgataatctactaattaagttgaattggcttAACCTGTGTTGTGAGTGCTTATTTTTTTGTGAccccggatgataatctactaaagTTGAATTGGCTTAACCTGTGTTGTGAGTGCTTATTCAATGCATGCTAAACCATTGgttatttgtatgtaatttctGAACAAATACATTTcccaccataaataagtatacacaTAAGCGTTTTACACATTTGGCATCGGATATATTCAATACAATGAAAAAGAGCTGAATTCACTGTGTATAACTTTCAATTTATAATAGTAAAATAATCAGTTAAGGGTACAAtttcaatatatgtgaaaaacaattctttcaatagtattttgtatatcctacatttacatatttaaagaggaggtgcttttaatatattttatcgtcttcctcactgactagGGTCACTCAGTCCCACTTAGGCACTcaaagttctactaaatgtacctcctacacaggagagctcttatctcgaaactggcgtattgtgatattgatttatttaaggTGAAAAATCAAAGGATCTCGTAAAAGTACACATTACACGCATAATAATATGTATTAGTAATTAATTTAAGGTTTCAAGTTAAGGTTTGCATAATATCTCTTTTCAAAGAATTCAGAAAATCAAGTATTGTAACAAAAAATTaggatataaaaagttaaaagcctAATGTTATCTATTCATATACAAGAGTTATGTATTTTGCATCGAGAaatctgtatctatgatgtaacTCATTTTTTTCATACGCAAGAAACTtattttggttgttgttgtttgctgttttccgccacactcaacaatttttcaattatctgtTGGCCcacagtttttattggtggaagagagatcccagatacaatgtacctgggaagagactactgaccttctgaaagtaaactggaaaactttctcacttagtGGTGCGagtgggatttgaacccgcaccgaccagatgtgagaggccgtgtgattttgagcacgatgctctaaccactcgtaagtgtatacttatttatggtggTCAATGTAGATTAAGTTGAGTTTAAAATTTTAAGGGACTATATGAAAAGAGTCTAATGAATAGGTGAAATTCCAGGATGTTAGATTTgatttattcttattttcaaaCTTCCATTTTAAAACCATGATATATCTATTTACAAAAAGTTTCACCCTTTCTAGCTCACTTGAAATGGATGCTCaggtgaacttttctgatcatagattgtccatctgtctgtcatctGATTGTCCATCTGTCGGTCATCTgattgtccatctgtctgtcatctgattgtccatctgtctgtcatctGATTGTCCATCTGTCGGTCATCTgattgtccatctgtctgtcatctGATTGTCCATCTGTCGGTCATCTGATTGTCCATCTGATTGTACATCTGTCTGTCATCTGaatgtccatctgtctgtcatctgaatgtccatctgtctgtcatctgattgtccatctgtctgtcatctGATTGTCCATCTGTCGGTCATCTgattgtccatctgtctgtcatctGATTGTCCATCTGTCGGTCATCTGATTGTCCATCTGATTGTACATCTGTCTGTCATCTGaatgtccatctgtctgtcatctgaatgtccatctgtctgtcatctGAATGTCCATCTGTCATCTGATTGTTTAATGAAGGACCACACCCTCTTTTAGTTTTAATGAAGGACCACACCCTCTTTTAAGGGGGAGATGATCCAGAAATGGAGTAAAGCATTTAGAaattcaagaaccactggacctgACATGGCATAGCTTGTAATAGGCTTCTTTATATAATGAAGATTTAAGTATGTCGAAATCATTATCCTCATAGGACCATTGTTGATAAATAAATACAGGGGTAACGGGAAGCAGTATATTCTGGAACTGAAATAAGTCTAGCTTCTCCCAAAGTACAAGTTCTATCATCTTTATTACAAGAACTCACTTTCAATAGTACTTGGGATCAGGACTTGTTATACTACGTAAATTATGAAACTCTTTCTGTGTTGTACGATGTTCAACActttgtttgaaatgaaaagacctgtaaagtttacaaatttattatagCATAAGTAAATATGGATTTAGAATAGTTGAGTATAACTGGAAGGGAATGtaaaatttatccaaaataaatGAACAGATTTAAGAAAAATAACTAAGTAATGAAATGCAAAGAAAATCTGAAGTTCTGACACTAACAAGCTTCCATAAACTGAAACATATAATGTTATAACATTAGTGGGCTTCCATACACCTCAAAGACTAAATAGAAAATGGCTGGCGGGTTTCTAATTTGAATCCAATAGAGGGCTGCACCCCGGATACACCTATGCCATATGCATGTAATACAGTCTTCAAGAAGACCCGTCTCCCCGATTATACTGAGGGAGATCCGAGGGTCGATCGACCACAGATAAACTGCAATAGCTTTCTTTGAGAAACCCTTCCCTCGATCATACTGTGGGCGATCGACTCGAGGAAGAAGAGATGGGTCCATTCATCACCTTCTGGAGGTCCTAACTATCCCCAGATCTTCAAGACTTGTCCCTGTTCCCATGGTATTCGAGGTTCGACCGCCATCGGCACCTCGCAGGGtccctactgggcagtctgtaCTATAAATCCTCACCATAGTAGCAGCTGTTTAGGTCTTCAAGAAGACCCGTCCATATTCCCAGGGGATCCGAAGGTCGACCACCGTCAGCACCTCGCTGCAACAAACTAAGTGTAGTAGGGTCATACTGCACAGTATGCACTGTAAATCTTCACCTTAGTAGTAGAAGCGGGTCAGTGCTAAACAACACTCCAAAGAGCGGAGGCGACAAAGCAGATAAAAGCTTTTAATTAATAAGTAGACTATTAAACAACAAGGTGAGAACGCAGAATAAGCCGCATTATTATCACGTTTTCTCATTAGTAAGGGCTGCCTCACTATCGCGTTTTCTCATTAGTAAGGACTGCCTCAGTTTCGCGTTTTTTCATTAGTAAGGGCCGCCTCACTATCGCATTTTCTCATTTGTAAGGGCTGCTTCACTATCGCGTTTTCATATTAGTAAGGGCTAGGGTGCTTTTGGTCAGGGCTGAATAAGTCTGAGGTATAAGTTACGCCTGTTAATTGACCTTCATAACTCTGACATTTGGTAACAGAGGTATAAGTTGTGCCTGGGCTGAACTTCATAACTCTGACATTTGGTAACAGAGGTATAAGTTGCGCCTGGGCTGACCTTCATAACTCTGACATTTGGTAACAGAGGTATAAGTTGTGCCTGGGCTGAACTTCATAACTCTGACATTTGGTAACAGAGGTATAAGTTGCGCCTGGGCTGACCTTCATAACTGACATTTGGTAACAGGCTGAATAAGTCTATACACCGTTGTTAGAATGAGCTCATTAACTAACTGGTTAGAGAACTTGGGTGAAGCCAGTAACCAGGACCAGTAATTGTAACAAGTGTCCATGGACAGTGGCAATAGGGCTAAGTGTCAATGAACCCAGTCAAGAGGGCTAAGTGTCAAGGAACCCAGTCAAGAGGGCTATGTGTCGAGGAACCCTGGCAAGACGGTCAAGGGACTTTGGCAAGGGGACCAAGTGTCCAGGAACAGTGACACAGAGGATCAATTGTCCAGGACACAATTACAAAGTTCTTTAGTATTttgtagaatccacatttgatttacaccatttctggcatatgttgtggcacagtacgtttgaagttccTCCTACACAGCTGTTAAtatcaggggtgtgatttttcctcttttcagaggaaatcctctgctttgctcaattttcgaaaaaatgaaacactctggatttcCTCTtaagtggcagaaaatgatatttttccaggtagggtgaggtgttttcctccctttatgaccagttttcctctgatttctgaggaattgaGTCACATCCCTGTAATATTTTCGTGAAcaaaacatttactggatccaggaatgtatctttctttgtaaggttttatttgtgaagtttaggaattcaTTATAGGCATGGTAACTCATATCCATTCACACCTTGATTGACATTACCACCGAACTCCTCCGGGCAGACACAGAAACACCAACAACACAAATACAGGAACTGATACGAAAGGTGTGGACTGAAGAGAAGGTGCCAACAGACTGGAGATAAGGACTGATCGTGAAGTTGCCAAATAAAAGTGATATAACAAAATGTGGGAACTGGAGAGGCATTACACTCATACCAATAACAGCAAAGATAATGGGAAAGATAATAGTGCAACTACTTCAGAGATGAAAAAGCAGGATTTAGAGCTGGAAGAGGAACAACAGAGCAGATATCTATACTGAGAAATATACAAGAACAGGCCTTAGA contains:
- the LOC125646881 gene encoding transmembrane protein 169-like — its product is MASACSIDEENQDGLDNEHITVNDSAEKDPTLVGNTDSDKNSKVQIYTHNALQPKPPVVRFSSAKGDNTEQVEVIEYTDTEVMDSGSSGGSRCCGATDGPHVTLMSVVLLPIAFLSSLAVVFYYGAWTWYNLYIHYSEERTICHKVLVCPVLIITFPLTVGLSSLGVALFAAFVQISWSFYRWKTEFLDFEKGFYGWLCYKLGLPMCSPYDVLEYTDVSELEPIRT